Below is a genomic region from Flammeovirgaceae bacterium SG7u.111.
AAAGAAAGGTAAAATCACCCAGGTAATCGGGGCGGTAGTCGATGTGAGCTTTGAAGATGACGCCCACCTACCCAATATCCTTAACGCATTGGAAGTTGAGCGTCCTGATGGATCAAAACTTATCCTCGAAGTTCAAACGCACCTTGGTGAAGATAGAGTAAGAACCATTGCGATGGAATCTACAGAAGGTCTTCAACGTGGTACTGCAGTACTCGATCTTGGAGAGCCTATCTCCATGCCTGTTGGGGATGAAATTAAAGGAAGGCTTTTTAATGTAGTAGGTCAAGCTATTGACGGTATCGATAATCCTGATACTGATCAAAGACTTCCTATTCACAGAAGTGCTCCTGCTTTTGATCAGCTATCTACCAAAACTGAAGTTCTTTACACTGGTATCAAAGTAATTGACCTTTTGGAACCTTATGCTAAAGGTGGTAAAATCGGTTTGTTCGGTGGTGCAGGTGTTGGAAAAACCGTACTTATTCAAGAGTTGATCAACAATATAGCACTTGGATATGATGGTATTTCGGTATTTGCTGGTGTAGGTGAGCGTACTCGTGAGGGTAATGACTTGTTGCGGGAGATGATCGAAGCCGATATCGTTGATTACGGTAAAGATTTTAAGCATAGCATGGAAGAAGGAGGATGGGATTTGAGCAAAGTAGATAAAGACGCTTTGAAAAACTCAAAACTATCTATGGTGTTCGGTCAGATGAACGAACCTCCTGGGGCAAGAGCTAGGGTTGCGCTTTCTGGTCTGACAGTTGCTGAAAACTTTAGGGACGGTGATGGCGATGGCAAAGGTCGTGATATCCTTTTCTTTATTGACAATATTTTCCGTTTCACACAAGCAGGTTCAGAAGTATCGGCTCTTTTGGGTAGGATGCCATCTGCGGTAGGTTACCAACCTACGCTTGCTACTGAAATGGGTGCTATGCAAGAGCGTATTACTTCAACTAAAAATGGTTCAATTACATCGGTACAAGCGGTATATGTACCTGCCGATGATTTGACTGACCCAGCTCCTGCAACTACATTCTCTCACTTAGATGCTACTACGGTACTTTCTCGTAAAATTGCCGAGCTTGGTATTTATCCTGCGGTGGATCCATTGGATTCTTCTTCAAGGATTATGTCAAGAGAAATCCTAGGTGATGAGCATTACAATACTGCTCAACGTGTGATCCTTACTCTTCAGCGTTACCAAGAACTTCAGGATATTATTGCCATCCTTGGTATGGACGAACTTTCTGAAGAAGATAAGCAAATTGTTGCTAGAGCTCGTAGGGTTCAGCGTTTCTTATCTCAGCCTTTCCACGTTGCCGAGCAATTTACTGGTATCCCTGGTGCTTTTGTTGATATCAAAGATACCATCAGAGGTTTCAATGAGATCATGGATGGTAAGTATGACTACCTTCCAGAGGCTGCTTTCAACTTGAAAGGAACTATCGAAGAGGTAGTTACGGCTGGTGAGAAAATGTTGGCTGACGCTAAGTAATTTGTTTTAAGAAAAACAGGGCGTTGAGTTCTGTTTTCACTTTTCAATTTAAGCCTTTGGGCGAAGTAAACAGTGAAAAAAATGTATCTTGAAATAATCACACCAGATAAAAAGGTTTTTGAAGGCGAAGTAACTGGCGTGAAAGTGCCAGGCTCAGCGGGAACTTTCGAAATGCTCAATAATCACGCTCCTATTGTAAGTACTTTGGCAAGAGGAGAGGTGAGGGTAAAGCAGAAAGATGGTCGTAAGACTTTTGAAATAGACGGAGGTTTGGTTGAGATGCGCAACAACAAAGTTGTGATTCTTACCGAAGCTCTTGTAAGCGAATAAAGTAGTTATCCTACAATAAGAAGCCCCTAGAAATAGGGGCTTTTTTTTAGCCCTTTTTAAGAATGCGAAGACTGGTTCATTTTCTTTTGTCTGGAGGAGTATTATTGCTGCTTTGCACAGTAGGCTTCTTTTTTTCCTTACTTCATAACAATAAAAGAGCAAGTGAGCATAAAATAGTTGCCTTGCCAGATTCTGCGGCTTTTGAGCAGAATGTTGATAGTTTGGAGACAATAATTCGAGCTTATATGGAAAGGACGGGGGTTCATGGTTTGTCCTTAGCCATTTCTTATAACGATCAACTTGTATATGCCAAAGGTTTTGGCTTTGCCGATATCCAGACTCAAGAAAGAGTTACTCCATCTCATTTATTCCGAATAGCAAGTGTATCGAAACTGATTACCGCTTGGGGTATCATGCGCTTGGTGGAAGAAGGTGAAATTTCAACGGATGATTGTGTGTTTGGGCAAAGTGGCATTCTAAAAGAGTTCAGAAGTTCGTATCGTGATGCATATGATATTAGTGTGGAACATTTGCTTACTCACTGTGCGGGTTGGAATAGGAGAAGTTACGGAGACCCAATGTTCAAAACTCGCCAAATAGGAAATGCTACAGGTAAACTTCGTCCCTCAGTTGACGATATTATTAACTATGTGCTGGCGCGGCGCATGCCTTATGCCCCAGGTGAGCATTACGATTATTCCAATTTTGGTTATGCCGTTTTGGGGAGGATTATCGAAGAGGTTTCTGATATGGAATATGAAGAGTATATAAAGGAGGTGCTGCTTGATAGGACGAACATTGAAGGAATGTATGTGGGAAGAAACTACGTCGAGGAGAAGTTTGAAAAAGAGGTAACATATTATGATGAGAGGAGGGGAAGTGGGCGAATCGCCTTCAATGGTTCTGGGAAAATGGTGCCAGCTCCATATGGGGGAAGTGATATTACTACTTTAGCCGCGGCAGGAGGTTGGGTTACCTCTCCAGTAAACCTTCTCAAGCTTCTAGCTCATTATAATACAAATCCGTATGTGCGAGATTTCATATCAAAACCTTCTGCATATAAAATGGCTCAAAGATATGGTCCGGGCAAAATACCTTTTGGGTGGAGAGGTTCGGATGGTAAGGAGAGATGGTGGCGAACAGGAACGCTTTCAGGAGTTTCTGCTTTAATGGTTAGGGAAAATCCCAAAGTCAGCTGGGCAGTAGTTATCAACACCAGTAGTGAAAACTCTTCTTATTTTCATTCCGACTTCTCGTTGATTATGGAAGAGTTTCTACAAAAGAACCAATCTTGGCCTGATCATGATTTATTTGCTCACTATTTTTGATATCACAAATACAAAACTACTATGGAAAAAGAATGGCATGAAATAGCAAAACGTATACAAGCTCTTGCTCAAAATGGCATCACCTTTACAGAAGGGAAGTATGACATGGAGCGCTATGAGGAGTTGCGGGAGATAAGTGCGCAAATGATGTCTATGTATACTGATACGCCTATAGAAAAGGTAAGAGATGTTTTCAACTTTGAACATGGTTACCAAACGCCAAAGGTAGATGTAAGAGGGGTTGTATTTAAGGAGAATAAAATATTGATGGTTCAAGAAGAGCAGGATGGGAAATGGTCATTGCCAGGTGGCTGGGCAGATGTGAACTATTCACCTCGCCAAATTGCAGTGAAAGAAGTTTGGGAAGAAACAGGGCTAAGAGTAGAACCAGTAAAGCTTTTGGCAGTATTGGATAAAGCTTGCCACCCTCATCCGCTGGAGCCCTATCAGGCGTATAAATTTTTCATCCACTGTAAAATTATAAGAGGTGAATTAAGAACAAGTATAGAAACACTAGATGTAAGGTTTTTTGGAGTTGATGAACTCCCCCAGCTGTCTGCAGAGCGAGTGTTGAAATATCAAATTGAGAAAATGTTTGAATTAGTAGAAGATCCTAACTCTGCTACATTATTCGATTAGGTGGCCTTGGTTGAAGATGTTTTTACTTAACTAGGGTTAAAACCTAAATCCAAGAGATGCCCCCATCCAAAATTTTGCCGTCCCTTCTTCTATTTCTACCTCTAAAATGGAAGCGATGGGGTATGTATTAAAATGAGCTTCATTTTCTGAATAATAGATATTGAAAGTTGGACCAAAGGTCAAAGAGCTTTTTTTCTTATCTTGTTTTGAGATGGTAGGTTGAAAAGTAAATAAACCAGTTTCTCTTACAAGACTATCAAAATAACCTTCGAAGAATAAATGACCAATGAAGTCAAAATCAATAGAGTACTTTTTCCCTATCTTGGCTCTTGTCCCAACTCCATAGCCAGTGATCAGCTCTGTTACACCTTTGGTAAATTGCCCTCCTACTTTGAATATGTTGTAAAATCTCTCAGTTCCAGTTTTGATAGAAAGGTATGGCTGGCTTACTTCATTTACTCCAATCTCTATGTTTTTGTAGCCTCCTTTATGTGTATAACTTATCAATCCAATTTGGTTTGAGCCTTCTGCTCCTTTTGTAGCAAAATTAATTAGCGCAATTTGATTCCCTTGGAGCGAGTCGGTTATATTTAAAAAACCAGTAAGCTGAGTGCCTTTATTTTTTAATGCAATATTCAAAATGCTACTTAACTGAATTCCCTCTAAGTGTTTTGTGTAATTAGATAAGCCTGCTATTGTTCCTCCTTTGAGAGCCTGCCTATTAATAGTTATCAGCCCAGAAGCCTGAAAGCCATGAAAGTAGTTGTGGGTATAATTTGCAAGTCCTGCCAATTGCGCACTTTTATAACCAGACTTAACCGAGTTAATTAATCCAGCAGCTTGGATGCCTTTAAGGTCTGAGTTTGTGATATTAGCAAGTCCAGCAGCTTGAGCACCTACTATAGAGTCTGAAGTATAATTAAATAGTCCCCCTAATTGAAGGCCATAGATGGAGCCATAGGTAACATTTCCTATTCCCGAAGCATCTAAAGCTGTTGAGCCACCAGATAAGTTTATTAACCCAACAAGTGAAACCTTATTAATAAAAGCTGGTGCACCAGACCAGTTTGAGGTCAAAGGATAGATTAGCCCAATTTGTATAGTTCGCTTGGGTTTGATAGAATCATACGGAAATATAGCTTCCAGTATTTGTTTAAGCTTTGGTTTCTCTAATTCAGGAATGCTGTCATAATATGAATAGTCGTTGGGTTGTAGTAATTCAAACATTTCCAACTTTTCAAGAGGGGTAAATTTATTGTAAGGCAACTGTAGCCCTTTTTTTGTGATCTCGATAGCATTTTTTTGATGATTTCTATAAAGGTCGGTTATGGGTTTATCTGTAATAATTTTTACAGGTTGAATAGGCAATGCTACTTGCCTAATTATCACTAGTTGGTTTTTTATTATGTACTCAAGGTTGACTTGACCACATATATGAGTTAAAGCATCGGTCAAGGAAGTGTATTCATCATGAATAGTTAGTCTGTTTTCTAGTGGGAGCTGCTCCTTTATATAAGAGAAGTTTACATCATAGTTTTTGTTGAGGTATTCTAAGGTAGTTGCCAGAGAAGGGTTTTCACCAATTGGGAGAAGGTTGATTTTAGCGCTTTGGCAATTCCCGTTGAGCCAGTAGAAGGATAAGATTAGAAAAATCAAACGGGTCTTCATTTGCATAAAATGTTTTCGAATAGTCTACAAATGTAGCCAAATATATAAAGGAGGTATAAGCAAATATCTGTTTCTGTAGTGGTTTTTATAAAGGGGTTTATACTCTTATATCCTACCGGGTTAATTTTTTCTAATTGTGTTTCAGCATGTTGTGTGTTATTTCCCATAAAAGGGGGGCATGTTGTTGTTTAATTGGGGAATGTTTTCTTATTTTTGCGGACGCTTACGGCAGGTGGGCGTCGGCGAACGGGGTCCTTTCCCGTTCTGGAAAATAAATTTGATATAAGGTTTGCATATTAGGCAAAAGTTATCCACTTTTGCACCCCGCTTGGACGTAGGGCGGGAGGTATCGTTTTCTGGCATGGTTTTCTTTCTTGTCCCGGCGGGAAAAAAGCCAAAAAAAAACTTGCGAAAAGTTTTGGAAACCAGAAAATAAAGCCACACTTTTGCACCCCGCTTGAGAGGAAAAGCGGCAAGGGGCGGGAAGGAAAAGACTTTCCCATATGCCCACGAAGTTCATTGACATCTTGGAACACAGCAGCAGAATACGAGAGAGAGGATCGTGTAGAGAGGCCAACAACATCAAAGGTTCATACTATGGAGAGTTTGATCCTGGCTCAGGATGAACGCTAGCGGCAGGCCTAATACATGCAAGTCGAGGGGTAACGGGGGAGCTTGCTCCCGCCGACGACCGGCGCACGGGTGCGTAACGCGTATGCAACCTGCCCATGACTGGGGGACAGCCCGGGGAAACCCGGATTAATATCCCATAAAACAGGGGCGCCTCATGGCGATATTTGTTAAAGCTTCGGCGGTCATGGATGGGCATGCGTGGGATTAGCTGGTTGGTAAGGTAACGGCTTACCAAGGCGACGATCCCTAGGGGGCCTGAGAGGGTAGCCCCCCACACTGGCACTGAGACACGGGCCAGACTCCTACGGGAGGCAGCAGTAGGGAATATTGGGCAATGGGGGAAACCCTGACCCAGCCATGCCGCGTGGACGATGAAGGCCTTCGGGTTGTAAAGTCCTTTTATACGGGAAGAACCACGTCCCTGCGGGGGCGTCTGACGGTACCGTATGAATAAGCACCGGCTAACTCCGTGCCAGCAGCCGCGGTAATACGGAGGGTGCGAGCGTTGTCCGGATTTATTGGGTTTAAAGGGTACGTAGGCGGCGTGTTAAGTCAGTGGTGAAATCCTACGGCTCAACCGTAGAACAGCCATTGATACTGGCATGCTTGAGTATTGTTGAGGTAGGCGGAATTTGTGGTGTAGCGGTGAAATGCATAGATACCACAAGGAACACCAAATGCGAAGGCAGCTTACTGGGCAATAACTGACGCTCATGTACGAAAGCGCGGGGAGCGAACAGGATTAGATACCCTGGTAGTCCGCGCCGTAAACGATGGTGACTAGGTGTGCGCCCTTATGGGTGCGTGCCCAAGCGAAAGCGATAAGTCACCCACCTGGGGAGTACGCCCGCAAGGGTGAAACTCAAAGGAATTGACGGGGGTCCGCACAAGCGGTGGAGCATGTGGTTTAATTCGATGATACGCGAGGAACCTTACCTGGGCTCGAATGGCAGTGGAACCTTCCAGAAATGGTCGGGTCTTCGGACTATTGCCAAGGTGCTGCATGGCTGTCGTCAGCTCGTGCCGTGAGGTGTTGGGTTAAGTCCCGCAACGAGCGCAACCCCTATTCTTAGTTGCCATCAGGTCAAGCTGGGGACTCTAGGAAGACTGCCTGCGCAAGCAGAGAGGAAGGAGGGGACGACGTCAAGTCATCATGGCCCTTACGCCCAGGGCGACACACGTGCTACAATGGCGCATACAGAGGGTAGCTACCTGGCAACAGGATGCCAATCTCAAAAAGTGCGTCTCAGTTCGGATCGGGGTCTGCAACTCGACCCCGTGAAGGTGGAATCG
It encodes:
- the atpD gene encoding F0F1 ATP synthase subunit beta, with protein sequence MAKKGKITQVIGAVVDVSFEDDAHLPNILNALEVERPDGSKLILEVQTHLGEDRVRTIAMESTEGLQRGTAVLDLGEPISMPVGDEIKGRLFNVVGQAIDGIDNPDTDQRLPIHRSAPAFDQLSTKTEVLYTGIKVIDLLEPYAKGGKIGLFGGAGVGKTVLIQELINNIALGYDGISVFAGVGERTREGNDLLREMIEADIVDYGKDFKHSMEEGGWDLSKVDKDALKNSKLSMVFGQMNEPPGARARVALSGLTVAENFRDGDGDGKGRDILFFIDNIFRFTQAGSEVSALLGRMPSAVGYQPTLATEMGAMQERITSTKNGSITSVQAVYVPADDLTDPAPATTFSHLDATTVLSRKIAELGIYPAVDPLDSSSRIMSREILGDEHYNTAQRVILTLQRYQELQDIIAILGMDELSEEDKQIVARARRVQRFLSQPFHVAEQFTGIPGAFVDIKDTIRGFNEIMDGKYDYLPEAAFNLKGTIEEVVTAGEKMLADAK
- the atpC gene encoding ATP synthase F1 subunit epsilon, whose product is MYLEIITPDKKVFEGEVTGVKVPGSAGTFEMLNNHAPIVSTLARGEVRVKQKDGRKTFEIDGGLVEMRNNKVVILTEALVSE
- a CDS encoding serine hydrolase domain-containing protein, whose protein sequence is MRRLVHFLLSGGVLLLLCTVGFFFSLLHNNKRASEHKIVALPDSAAFEQNVDSLETIIRAYMERTGVHGLSLAISYNDQLVYAKGFGFADIQTQERVTPSHLFRIASVSKLITAWGIMRLVEEGEISTDDCVFGQSGILKEFRSSYRDAYDISVEHLLTHCAGWNRRSYGDPMFKTRQIGNATGKLRPSVDDIINYVLARRMPYAPGEHYDYSNFGYAVLGRIIEEVSDMEYEEYIKEVLLDRTNIEGMYVGRNYVEEKFEKEVTYYDERRGSGRIAFNGSGKMVPAPYGGSDITTLAAAGGWVTSPVNLLKLLAHYNTNPYVRDFISKPSAYKMAQRYGPGKIPFGWRGSDGKERWWRTGTLSGVSALMVRENPKVSWAVVINTSSENSSYFHSDFSLIMEEFLQKNQSWPDHDLFAHYF
- a CDS encoding NUDIX hydrolase, translated to MEKEWHEIAKRIQALAQNGITFTEGKYDMERYEELREISAQMMSMYTDTPIEKVRDVFNFEHGYQTPKVDVRGVVFKENKILMVQEEQDGKWSLPGGWADVNYSPRQIAVKEVWEETGLRVEPVKLLAVLDKACHPHPLEPYQAYKFFIHCKIIRGELRTSIETLDVRFFGVDELPQLSAERVLKYQIEKMFELVEDPNSATLFD